The region GGGAGCcgatccttccttcctcctcagcactggtgagctaCCACTGGTGTACTGTGCCTGCTTCTGGGCTCCATACTACAAGAGAGACAAGGATCTACTGGAGAGCATCTAGCCAAGGGCTGGACTAAGGcaatgaagggactggagcacctcccGCAAGAGGGATGGTGGAAAGAGCTCAGActgctgagcctggagaagagaaggctcgggggaaaCTCAAGATACCTGAAGGGAGAgtgtagagaagatggagccaggctctggccagcggtgcccagggacagatTAAAAGCAACAGGCAGAAGCTGAAATGCAGCAGGTTCCCCCCCAACATAAAGAGATgttcttttactgtgagggtgactaagcacagcaacaggttgcccagagagccgGTGGACTCTCCACCCTTGGAGACCTTCAAAAGCCATCCGGGCagggtcctgggcaacctgctctacgtGAACATGCCTGAGCGGGGACCTTGGACATgatggcctccagaggtcccttccaacctcaaccattctgttgTCTCGAGGGCTTTCCCTCCAGTGGCAAGGTGCGGGTACTTCTCTGCTGAGAGGAGCCTCTGGAGAAGCAGAGTCGGGGTGCTCTGTTACCACTGAGGAGCTCACCATGGCTCCACCGCTGCATTGCTGGGCTGCCTGTTGCTGGGTCTTTGTGCTCGGGGCACCAGCCTCTCATCACAGGTCCTGACAAGCCTGAGGTTAAAACCCACTCGCCAGGCCACGAGAAGGCAGCAagtgtcctgcagagcaggcttTCCCCCTTTGGAAGGGCGGCTGCCATGGGTCAGCCCCCAACAcctctgtgatgtcacagggcAGTGGATGCAACTGCCAGGGactttgctgctcttcagcagccgCAGGCTCCATCCCTGCTCACTTTGTCCAGAGCTCCTGCAGGCGCACACGCAAGGCGTGCAGGCTCCAGCAGGACGTTGGGCTTGTTCTTTGAGCTTCAGCGTGACggagagcagcagctgtgggCACTGAGCAAAGGCAGACCCTTCCAGAGCTCCTCTCTCCTCTACCCAGGTGCGTGGTGCTGTGGGTCCCTTCGGCGCCTGTCCTGGGGCTGCAGGCGCAACGAGAGTGGCAGGGGTGTCGGCAGAGATGAACATCCCCGACAGTGCCTCTGCCTTCCCTGACCCCCTCTGGCAGGTATCCTGTGCTAACCCCGGTGGTGTCTGGGGCCTTCGGGGGCTCGGGCATTCCAGCTCTTCCCCAATGGCCCCCCAACAGCTGACTGGAGCTTGCCCCAGGCGGTTTGGACACTGGGGATGTGCcgaggagacctgggcaggcttccCCTCATGCTCTCCATCGTTCCCTCCCTTGAGCAGAGATAGGGGCAGATCCTGGCCCGGCCCCACAtctctctgccctgccccagctcctacCAAGCCCCAGCCGGAGCCTCTCCCACCCAGAGACACACATGCTGCCCCAAGCCTGCCTTCCCCTGGCGCTGGGGCAGGAGGATCCCCCTGGCACCTCTGCTTCAGCACGGCAGCCTGCCCGGGAAGGCAGGGGCGCAGGGAGTACCCTGGGGCCGCCTGGCCCacagggcagctgctgctgctgctgccctccagcccacAAGGACACCCTTCAGGAGGCCCTTGTCTCCCCTTTTCCACAGCTTTCtgggcttttctttgcttttctgctcccCGCACCACAAAAGCTCTGGCACTTTGCACCTCTCTCTTGGCAGGAGATGGATTCAGGCACCGAGCAAGACCTGGAGAAGAGCGGGTCTGCTGCCATGGATGGCGACGCAAGCcagctgccacaggcagggcCGGAGGAGGCAGCAGaatgctcccagtgccccatctGCCTGGGCGACATTGAGGACGCGGCCTACGTGGCCTTCTGCCTCCACCGATTCTGCTTTGCCTGCATCAAGGAGTGGGCCAGAAGGAGAGCTAGGTGCCCGCTCTGCAGGGAGCCTTTCAACCTGGTCCTGCACTCAGTGCAAGCGGATGACCACTACGAAGAGTATgtggtcccctcatccagcctcCGCCTGAGGGAGGTGATCAGAGAGAGGGTCCGGAGCAGATCCCCACAGCGGCATGGCAACCCACACAGCTGGGCCACCGATGACGTCCCCTCCGCCAGCAGAAGGCAGCCTGTGGGGAGCCCCCGAGCGCAGAGGCAGGGTGCAGCTCCGGGGCCCTCCTCCCAGCAGGCCCCCACACCCAGCACCGCTCGGGAGCGAGCCCCACAGAGAGCAGGGGAGTCCCCAGTGGGCCCTGCAGCTGCAGGCTATGAGCGCATCAGCAGAGCAGTGCGACGAGCTCGGCTTCTTGCCCGATGTTGCATCCAATAAACTTCCAGCTGTGCTTTCCCAGGGGCTGGTATATTCCCAAAACCAAATTGCTACTCACTGTATGGAATGCTTTCCAACAATATCTCAGCAGTGCCGGAAAACCCAGGGGAGAATTGACCTCTGCATGGCCCAGCTGCCATGGACACAGGCCATGCTGAAAGCCCCAACCCCGACAGGTCCTCCAGCTGGTGCCTCCACACCTAGATGTCTCCAGTCTTTCTCCGGTCACACCAGTCTCAGCCTCTCCCTCTCAGTCCTCTGCAACAGCAGCCCGACTCCTGCAGCCCAAGACCCCGTGGCTGTGCCTGGCAGGCAGGCAAGCCTCGCCTCTGCTCTTCTGCAACATCCACCCCAGGAGAACGAGGCCCTCTTGCCGATGCGCACACCTTGGCTTAATCTCTGTCAGGAGAGCAAAACTCCAGACCCCAAGTCTCCTGGGTTTCCAGGGGCAGCGCAGAAGCAGACTGCCGTGCAAGCACAGCACAGTCTGGCCACAGGCAGAAGCACTCGAGGAATGGGCGCTCGGGAGCAGAGCCTGACAGTCTGTGTCAAAGGGAAAGCCTGGATAGCCTCTTTCCAAAAAGAAGCCACTGGCAAGTTCCTGGTAAATAGCTTTGGCTGATCATACCCTCACCAGAAGTCGCATGCACGTGCAGAGGCACTGAGTAGCCCTGAGCAAAAATGATTCTGTCATTTTAAGAAAGGGTGGATCCACAAACTCTCCAAACTTGAGTCTCCCTTCTAAACCATTGGCAAGGGAGGCAAGCCCCCAGGCACTGACTCAGAGGTGAAGCTGGAAGCAAGGACGGGCAAGGTATGGTTCTCCTCAGACTGTGTGTGCAAGGCTGCCCAAGACATGGATAGTTGATCTGCAGTGGCGCTAACCTGGCCACTCCTGGTGACCAGATCTGGAGCGAGCTGTCCCTGTGctttgctctgctccagcagcagcccagcttcCCCTCACTTTCAGAGCCAGTcatgtgctgctgcagctctgcacaaagGGCCCCGTGGGACAGCGTGATGCCTGGTGTGGGATGCCGCACTATTGCACTGCAAAGTAGTGACAGTAAACATAATCGTATTGTTAGACCAGGAATGCTGAATCccgcttcagaaaaaaaaaccatgaagacAGAGCTCTACGTATTTTGCAGGACCACATTCAGGACAAGAATTTCTGAAGGTTTCCGAAATGTGGAAGTATGAAAACTCAAAACCATCAATCAACAAAACCAGGAATATGACTTTGTCTTTAACCACTGAAATACCCTTTGAATACCTTAGCAGTTGCCTCTGCAGGCTGGATCAGCGACATGGCAGTAATGACGTTTAACTGCAACATGTGTGTGGTGGCAATACAGGATTTTGGTTGTTAAGAGTTTTGTGCAGAAGGTTCTGTCAGGACCTTGGCCTTTGCTATCTGCCTTAAGCACGCCTTGAAGCCATCATCAAAGGGCCCCTTGTATATCTTCTTTTTTGATCTTTTGACACAGAAAACCCTTCTTGAATTCATGCCTCCACAAAAAAAGCATGAAACCCTCCATTAGCACTCTTTCTGTCTTcccatccctctttttttttggagtgggtgggaagggaagcaaaGCAACTTAGCAGACAGTTACAACTAGACAATATAatgctttcaaataaaatcttATTAGCCATTCAGACTAGAGACACTCAAATCAGCATACCTATGAGGAACTTAGCAAAGTCCCTGTCAACAGGGAAGTAAACTAAATAGACATTTACTTTATGGAATCTCTGAGGATAAGATTTAAAactcctatatatatatacagttttcagtggtccccagtgacaggacaagagctaACAGGCacacacttgaacataagaagttccatctaaacatgaggaggaacttctttactttgagggtggcagagcactggaacaggctgcccagagaggtggtggagtctccgtcactggagacattcaaaacccacctggacatgtttctgtgcaacctgctctaggtggacctgctttggcaggggaggttggactagatgatctccagaggtcccttccaaccccgtatcattctgtgattctgtaacactttgtattttattcttcACGTGGAAACTCAGCCCTAGCTGCTAATGTTATTGTGCCAATCCTGAAAAATAACTTCATTGCTATTTCCTCATTTATGATGAGGTAGGAGTTGACCAGACATTTGTAATGCTAGTTTGTTTTGTCTACCACTAAGGAagataaatgtaaatgttttcccATGAACAAACAAACTAATTAACTGGCTGTGCTAGCAGTGCCTCTGGCTTTGCAATTTAAAGGGCTGAGGAGAATGGCTACTCCTTCCAAATATGTCCTTGGCACATGATTTGATCACCGCAGTGTTTCCTTTTTCAAAGTGATGTATCTGTTTTGGAGTTGCCCCAGGTGCGCCTTGCAGATGGTGGCTCACCACCCTGGAAGCAGTTCCTGCCACACAAAGGTTTTGGATGCAGGGCGCGTGGGAGCTCGGCACAGAAAGCCAGGTCATGGACACAGCACGGCATTCAGGGTACGGACAGGGCAGGGAGAAGTGCAAAGAGGCTAACTGAGAAAAGGCCAGGTCCCATCTCAGCCACTCTGCTGGACACCCTGAATCCAGCCTGGGGTGAGTCATATTTCCTCTTCTGCCAAGAACGGAAATTGAGTCTGTCTGTTGCTTTAACTTCTGCAGTGCTGCATAACTGCCCTGAGCACCCTGAAACAAGTAGCCTGACTTCAGAAAGACATGACCGTTGATTAAATGTTATTATCAACAAGTTTTAATGCAGTCACAGGCAAGGTAACTACCCAATATCAGACTGCAGAAGCCTTAACTATTGTTCAGTGGCTCCAACTGTGCTGAAAATAGACAAAGAGAAATACTGCTGCTGGGAAAGAGAGAACCATCTAGAATGACGTGCCAGACAAAGAACGACAGCCCCGTTTTAAAGCAAGGGAACTGTGACAAGCATATGTCAATAAATACCTAATCTTCCAAAGAGATCATTACACGCACCATTCTGTTCTCATAACCAGCTCGAGCCAAGACTCACATAGGAGGTTTTTAGTAAAGTTTGGAATTCAATCCCAGTCTTCGGTATTTTAGATCACTTTTTCATTCTAAAATCTATTCCTGTGCCACGTTACCATTTTCTAGGTAATCCCAGGATCTGTAATTACCTCTGTAAGGACCACAGAGTCTTGAAAGTCCTGTGTGCTATTCCTgacaaaacagtgaaataaactAAACAGTCCTGCATGCTGCAAAAGGCAGGGGTAGAGTAATACGGTCTGCTCGAGCATCATGATATCTTAGGTATAAACATGGTGTGTTCACAGCAGAATAATGCAGGCCCATCTGAATcataaactaataaaaaaagcTAACCTGCAAGTTACTGTGAAGAGTTTATAACCACCCGGATAATGAAGGATAGCACAGCCCAGAAGCCAATACTGAATTGCAATATAGACACTACTAAGTCCCAGTATAGCAAAATAACAAAGTTATGGACAAGCTACATGACTTTTAGCCCCATCCCTCTTCAAcacgaaaaaaaccccaccaaatttatattttaatgtttcataAGACTAATTATACCAAAGGCAGCCTTCAGCAACataaacattttctgcacgttttCTCTTACTCACAAAAAAATTCATGCAGCTATTATTTAATTCTCCTCCAAATCCTTCGTCCCTTTATCTTTGTGgtaattaattaaacaaaaaaaccacaaaaaacaaaaaccagagggtgtggggggcaggggaagaggttACAGCAACTTACGACTGTCCTCCTCTTTCTGATATGTGAGCTCATCCTCCCATGTtcactctcccttctcctccctccctcagctgccACTGCAGAGAAGCCCAGCAACACCACCAGGGGCGAGTACCGAGATAACGGTACCTGGCCTTGCAGTCAAAACGTACCCTTCAGTCAGCCCTAGTTGCCAGAGAGGGGCCTGGCAGGAAGGTCTTTGGGGCCCCAGGCTGCCATTCCGGGGTCTCTCACAAAAGCCTTGCCAAGAGGTTGCGCCTGGCTTCTCATCGCTGCCCCGACCTGCTCCTGACAGCACCCTAAAAGGTTTCAGCTGTGTCAAACTGCAGTCTTTCTCTCACCCAGAAACAGTTTCTACAGAATCTAACGTGAAAACCACAAAGTTATACCCCTCGCTGACACTGTAGTTATGCTGCCTCCTAACTCtacaggttttttcttttttctttttttttttttaaataaagtcacCAACCTTTTCCAGTTAATAACAGAGAAatgggtctttaaaaaaaaaaaaaaagaagattatgCAGTGTTTCCAAAAACACTAACAGAAAGGAAGAGTGTGTAGAGGTTTACCTGCAACTTGTTTGTGGAGTACAAGAATAAAAAGTTGCAAAATAGGAGGGAGGTGGCACAGGTGGGACAAAATCATCAGGATCCAAAACATGGTCTTGGTCTTCAATCTGAGATTCATCCTAATCAAACGAAACTTCTGTTAAAAACCTTCTGAGAtataaaaaaattgctgaaatgtGTAATCTAATAATACTGTTAGAGCCGCTGTTTCTAGCGGGCAACGCCTTGCGCTCACTTACTATGCAGGATCTTCTTGTTGCAAAAATCTGTAAGTAATGCAGGGCGGCCGCTACCAAGCAAACTGTGGTGGTGAGAGCATTCAGGGCACAAAGAGCAAAGAGAACTTTCTGAAGAACATGAAGATCATGGGAATTAAAAGATTAAATCAAGGTATTTGTAAATGTcaaagtaataataaataaaaaactgaaacaaactcaaacacagaaaacacaaggaTGACCGTGACAATTACTTGTTAGAAACATCTGTGATGAAGTCTTCAGGACAGGTAATCGCCAAGATTGCAGTAATTTGCAAAAGCTTGTTTTGCCCTATTGTGTGTTCTCACAGGGAGATCCAGAAGGGTTCAATACCACTCAGATATAATTTATAGCCCATTGATTCATCCAAGAATTACAAcctttcttttaacttttccGTGGGAAATCCAGATGTGAGATAATCACCGttaaagaaatgtgaaaacaCTTTTACATTGGAAGATGATGCTGTTTGGAAGTTATATTGTAGCAATCTGTAAGCCAAGGAAGGCTGAGAAGATCAAAAGACCAGTGAAGGCATCAAACCATTAGCAAAAATTTACACCATATTTACCCATGTCATCTTGTCCAAATTCAGCTGTAGATTTGGTTGCATAGAACACAGTAAGGACAAGAACTGCATATCGGATCAGCAATGCACTGACCAAAACCcagacatgagaaaaaaatacaaaacaacaaaaacccaccaaaaaaacctgtTACAGAACCCTAAAGAGCTTCTGACCAGTGTGGCAGACCAGAAAAATAACAGATTCTTTCAGAGTAAACACAGCAGCCACCTCAGCACTGCACTGTCACACAAGCGTGGACATCATAAAGCAGCCACATCGAGCAGTGTGCACAGGGTACCTTGAGAAGAAGGTGAGCAGCACCACAGGACTTCACGTGGTATAGCCTCAGCGCAGTCTCTTCTTCTGTGCACTTAGTGAGATGCAATTCTTCACAGCagaaacaaatcttgttttcacCCATATCcacctttaaaaacacaaaactccACTTTTTAATCAATTAGCTGTTTTACGCGACATTTTAACCTGCATAATATAGAGCCCATGTGTTATACCTCTGACGACAAAGCACATTGGAAATACAGGctcataaaatgaaatttgtaCAGTTTGGTATGCCAGCGATTCATGCATTATAAAGCTATATTATGCATACTTCTTATTTGAAAGCAAGTATTACTGATACTCTCAAGACATTTAAATACAACTCAGTTGTAATAAAAGCTGCGTGGATTACTAAGCAAGTTTAGTATCCGTGCTCCTTCAAACGCATAGCAGCCTGGAAACTCTTTCTTTGACTGATGCGTAAGCCGCTGTCTATGGAGCGTACACGTTTTCTCCGATTCATGAGTGTATTTTGTATCTCTAAGGATGGAATGAAACCCACAACTGTAATTTCCACCCAGCCAAATCAGTAAGAGTTACATCTGTTCACCACGATTGTTTGTAATCTTCAAATTAAAGTTGTCATCTTAGTTTTCAAGTAGAAATTCAATGCTTCTGTATCTAGAGATAATTGGTTTCTTAGCTGCCACGCTCTCTAGAGTTGTAGCATCAAAGGTCTTCCACCTACATGAATCACTCTACAGAACAATTTATGACTTCGGGAACGCCTCTCGGCTGTACCCTATGATTCCAACCACAGAGGGCTCCAAAATTCCTGCAACATTTAACTATCTCACCTGAAATAACATTAACAGTTCTCAGTGCTGCTTCGGTACATTGATACTGGGTGAACCTAGATTGCCAAGTGCTTGTCGTTTTGGATTCTCACTGCAGTACACCACTGCCATGTTAAGGAACCAACAAATAGCTTTCTTGAAGCAATAAGTGACTGAAAGTAAATATTCAAAGATCTTTCTATTAACCCTTAAAGTCCTTCAAGCCTTTACACACGATCCTCTTTACCACCAAGTGATCCTGTATCCTTCAATTATTCCACAGCTTCTGGCTCATAAATAGACATTCTTCTACTTCTTATGACACCCATTTGAGAAAAGCCTTTTTCATTCTGTCCTTTCTTGTGCAGATTGCTTCTTCCTCAAGTAGAAGTGTTCTGAAAAGCTAGTATGATTAGATctactttcattttttcctgacagTTGTTGCTGTATGGTATCAAGTTGTCCTCACCAGGTGAGGCAAGCCAGGAGAAATAATACCATCCAGAGCTCATAATGACTGAGCTTTTTGTTAGGTAGCTCACCGGTGCTCACTCAGGCTTTTTCCAACAGTTGTTTGGGTTGGTGTCTTTTTTCACATTACTATAAAAATCCTTTATGCTAGTTCTTAAACAGCCATGATATTAAAATCAGTGTATAATGCAGGCAAGATGGATTTTCTGGAGATCTATTTGGCATTCTTTCCTACGTGgcctcatagaattgtctaaaaaGCCTTGTACCAAATCAGCTGTGTCTTCAGACCCTGAAGACAGAGACCAGCTCTCAATAAAGTCAAACAAAACCATTCCTGGGCTAAGTACCCTCTTCTaatgaggaagaaaatctttCAAAACGTATCCTTTTGGGGTCCTCAGCTTTAGGAGCTGAACACTTTATGAAGACTCCAACTCAAAAAAAACAAGTGTATAGGAACACAGACAAAAACACGGTTGTGGATTTCAGTGAGGCTGTCCACATTTTGAACTGAATCAAGGCCCTAAActgagagttttcttttttcttccaccaCACTGTAGCTGCATTACTTGCATCTCTCCGTTAGCATATTTTGTGATCCCAGCACAGCAAGCTTACGTGGCATACCATGAAGAAACGTATGTAGATCAGTATGTCTGCTCACCAAATCACATCGGGGTACACTGGACACAAACTGAACGCCTTGACATCCTAATATAAATCCAGCCAGGTTCAGCAGAACACAGATGATAGACAGCAGAACAAACAGATTAGCCTGGAACAGCAAAACAAAGTTAACAACAATGGGAACAGGGTCACAAACCCAACTCAAGGATCCCACGGCAGTGCAAATCCCACTCCCAAACTGAAGCTGGGAACGGCAGTCCTTTTCTGTTCAAAACCACCCATGACTTCAGTGCCCCGGGTGTCTTAACCCAGTAGATGGTTACTCCAAACACCTTTGTCTTTTCTCGTTCCTTATCAGTTGTGCACCAATAAAACACATTCAACTACTGAAACGTACAGGCAGCTAAAGGTTTTTCTGGAGTGCAAAGTATGATTTGCAAGCCATCCGACTTCCACTGTATGCCGTATCCTTCCACCAAGTTCACCTCTCATTACACTTAGATCAGCAAGAAACCTGAAGAGGAAACATCTTGAGATGATATTCACTCTGCATGGAATTTCCAAAACTATTTTGCagcacaaataaatgaaaaatatttgcccCAGCACACTGAAGCCAGAGACACTTAAAGGGGCTTTGGTtatatgcttttatttcttcctgaacaCCTAAAACCAGAACACCTCCATTCATACATCGGACAGTATCTTCAGTCTTATAAACCATTTGAAAGACCTGCAGTGGCAACAGAGTAAAGTACTGGAAAAAGGACAAGCAGAGGATAAAATGAGGTCCTACTTTCACGTATGCCCTTATAATCTTCGATCTGTGCTTACGTGAGACTTGAGATACGGATTTTAAACACGTGTAAGAACCCTCTGTCCCACAAGACAgccaacacagcagggcacaagcaatCCAGAAAGTTCTTGGAACGTGTTGAtgacaacttccttctccaagtggtacaggagccaaggaggagaggagccatgctggacgttgtccttaccaacaaggaggggcatccagctgtgtccagctctggagccctcagcacgaGAAGAATGTAGACctcttggagtgggtccagacgagggccgtgaagatgatcagagggctggagcacctctcctatgaagacaggctgagagagttgggattgttcagcctggagaagaggaggctctggagagacctcatagcagccttgcaggatctgaagggggcctacaagaaagctggaaagcaCTTTTTAGGAGGGCCCATAGCGACAGGAccagaggtaacggttttaactggaagagagtagatttgattagataccaggaagaagttcttcttcagtgtgagggtggtgagacacaggaatcggttgcccagagaagttgtggatgccccatccctggaagtgttcaagcccacgttggatggggctttgagcaacctggtctagggggaggtgtccttACCCATGGTggcagggttggaactagatgatctttaaggtcgcttccaaccatttcatgattctatgaacgACCCTTCCTGTCCCAATTCATAAACATaaaatttttctctgcttccGGAGAGAGTAATATGGGTAAGACTACTACTTTAGAGACAAAGAGAATTAACAGTTTCCTCTCCTGACATGTTTAAATCTTAAGCACTCAATCCTACAAAGCAAGTATCAGGACTTTGTTATTAACAAGGATTCTTTTGGACATCAATCTGCTCACTCAGACTCCTTTGTATCAAAATGgtctaaattaaaaatgcaggagATGACAAAAagctgaggaagagaaggaaatcaTGAGGGACACAGCCTCAGTTCCGCTCAATG is a window of Numenius arquata chromosome Z, bNumArq3.hap1.1, whole genome shotgun sequence DNA encoding:
- the LOC141477263 gene encoding endosomal transmembrane epsin interactor 1-like — translated: MSLPVVLPGSCCPVPGLAPLRRAAAAAGTAGTAASAGSLPNAPPSLPPLRSRGCRPALPQARDPRPAAPAPGSGSLPARPLLSLGLLQMVLGCALVALNFGALSLSGAPQVKNACPLWAGSSVILSGILGLTTWKRPMMLLANLFVLLSIICVLLNLAGFILGCQGVQFVSSVPRCDLVDMGENKICFCCEELHLTKCTEEETALRLYHVKSCGAAHLLLKKVLFALCALNALTTTVCLVAAALHYLQIFATRRSCIDESQIEDQDHVLDPDDFVPPVPPPSYFATFYSCTPQTSCR